A DNA window from Mastomys coucha isolate ucsf_1 unplaced genomic scaffold, UCSF_Mcou_1 pScaffold21, whole genome shotgun sequence contains the following coding sequences:
- the Thap8 gene encoding LOW QUALITY PROTEIN: THAP domain-containing protein 8 (The sequence of the model RefSeq protein was modified relative to this genomic sequence to represent the inferred CDS: inserted 1 base in 1 codon; deleted 2 bases in 2 codons; substituted 2 bases at 2 genomic stop codons): protein MSSEHWVSRCPQYLASEHSTSSCFQWRXGVHSLRPDAVPSTFSRTSTDKPLTPKGMPLLLSDALTPPFHLVRTRSTKKPAALPFLPRQEVSPVPLEPSSTASGSVYLMMLGPLSRGDPEAAATMLLTPLSFPLASTGPRPGVPDQHPQXGLEATFGVLQQRVHRLQRHQGQHQAQLXALEQLAQQLGEPAGLCTQASIVLSESLWAWHPGHWLHLQGLCFKPGSSV from the exons ATGAGCAGTGAGCACTGGGTGTCCAGGTGCCCCCAGTACTTG GCAAGTGAGCATTCTACATCCTCCTGCTTCCAGTGGCGATGAGGAGTTCACTCCCTGCGGCCTGATGCGGTACCCTCCACTTTCTCCAGGACATCAACTGACAAG CCCTTAACACCCAAAGGAATGCCCTTATTACTCAGTGATGCTCTAACACCTCCCTTCCATCTTGTAAGAACCAGGAGCACCAAGAAGCCCGCAGCACTACCATTTCTTCCTAGACAGGAAGTTTCGCCTGTGCCCCTGGAGCCCAGCAGCACAGCCTCTGGCTCAGTGTATCTCATGATGCTGGGACCTCTATCT AGAGGAGACCCTGAAGCAGCCGCCACCATGCTCCTGACCCCCTTGTCCTTCCCACTTGCTTCCACAGGGCCAAGGCCTGGAGTCCCTGACCAGCACCCAC CCGGGTTAGAGGCTACTTTTGGGGTGCTGCAACAGCGAGTTCACAGGTTGCAGAGACACCAAGGGCAGCACCAGGCACAGCTGTGAGCTTTGGAACAGCTGGCGCAGCAGCTGGGAGAGCCTGCTGGCCTGTGCACACAAGCATCCATTGTGCTGTCTGAGAGCCTCTGGGCCTGGCACCCAGGACACTGGCTCCACCTGCAGGGCCTCTGCTTTAAACCAGGGTCCAGTGTTTAA